Proteins encoded in a region of the Rhodococcus sp. SBT000017 genome:
- the thiO gene encoding glycine oxidase ThiO — protein MHIVVIGGGVIGLSTALRLAEDGHRVVVHDPALGRGASWVAGGMLAPLSEGWPGEHELLHLGAASLARWPDFARRLPGPSVFSATGSVTVALDSADAADLRTIAEWVGEQGHELEILGRAQLRELEPALAQNIRLGLLAPTELSVDNRALIAALEQGCLDAGVELVTTSVETMPDADQVVLAAGAQSAALWPTLPVRPVKGEILRLRRRPSAAPPPSRTVRGTVHGRAIYLVPRGDGLVVGATQYESGQDTQVTVAGVRDLIADAERLMPSIGEYELYETAAGLRPMSPDGLPLIGRLSPRLIAATGHGRNGILLAPITADAVAALISGETLPEAKAATLERFTQIERTP, from the coding sequence GTGCATATCGTCGTTATCGGCGGAGGCGTCATCGGGTTGTCGACGGCGCTGCGCTTGGCCGAGGACGGTCACCGAGTGGTCGTGCACGATCCCGCGCTCGGTCGAGGCGCATCCTGGGTCGCAGGCGGAATGCTGGCCCCGTTGTCCGAGGGCTGGCCCGGCGAACACGAACTGCTGCATCTGGGCGCTGCGTCGTTGGCGCGGTGGCCGGACTTCGCCCGACGCCTCCCCGGCCCCTCGGTGTTCTCCGCGACCGGATCGGTGACGGTTGCCCTCGACTCTGCCGATGCCGCCGACCTACGAACCATCGCCGAATGGGTGGGCGAGCAGGGGCACGAACTCGAGATTCTGGGACGGGCGCAGCTGCGTGAGCTCGAACCTGCTCTGGCACAGAACATTCGACTGGGCCTGCTGGCTCCGACCGAACTGTCGGTGGACAATCGGGCGCTGATCGCCGCGCTCGAGCAGGGGTGCCTCGACGCGGGAGTCGAGTTGGTGACCACCTCGGTGGAGACCATGCCCGACGCCGACCAGGTGGTCCTGGCCGCCGGTGCCCAGTCGGCCGCGTTGTGGCCCACGCTGCCGGTTCGGCCGGTCAAGGGAGAGATCCTGCGTCTGCGGAGGCGGCCGAGCGCCGCACCGCCGCCGTCACGCACTGTTCGCGGAACCGTGCACGGCCGGGCGATCTACCTGGTACCGCGCGGCGACGGATTGGTCGTCGGCGCAACCCAATACGAATCCGGCCAGGACACCCAGGTCACCGTCGCCGGGGTACGAGACCTCATCGCCGACGCCGAACGACTCATGCCCAGCATCGGCGAGTACGAGCTGTACGAAACCGCTGCCGGACTGCGGCCGATGAGCCCGGACGGGCTGCCGCTGATCGGCAGGCTGTCTCCCCGGTTGATCGCCGCCACCGGACACGGCCGCAACGGCATCCTGCTCGCGCCCATCACAGCCGACGCCGTCGCCGCGCTGATCTCCGGCGAGACGCTGCCCGAGGCGAAAGCCGCCACACTCGAACGCTTCACACAGATCGAGAGGACACCATGA
- the thiE gene encoding thiamine phosphate synthase: protein MHPSQTARNQTPRERLASARLYLCTDARRDKGDLAQFAEAALSGGVDIIQLRDKNSAGEREFGPLEAKDELAALAILLAATKRHGALLAVNDRADLALAAGADVLHLGQGDLPVHYARQILGPDVVIGRSTQNRAQSSLAAIEDGVDYFAVGPVWPTPTKPNRKAAGLEALRATADALPERPWFAIGGVDATNVDQVRAAGADRIVVVRAITEARDPQAAARELVQALQA from the coding sequence GTGCATCCATCTCAGACCGCCCGCAACCAGACTCCCCGTGAGCGTCTTGCGTCCGCTCGCCTGTACCTGTGTACCGATGCCAGACGCGACAAGGGCGACCTTGCGCAGTTCGCCGAGGCCGCGTTGTCCGGTGGCGTCGACATCATTCAGCTGCGCGACAAGAACTCCGCAGGCGAGCGAGAGTTCGGTCCCCTCGAAGCCAAGGACGAGCTCGCTGCGCTGGCGATTCTGCTCGCTGCGACCAAGCGGCACGGTGCGCTGCTTGCGGTGAACGATCGCGCGGATCTGGCGTTGGCCGCGGGCGCGGACGTGCTGCATCTGGGTCAGGGCGATCTGCCGGTGCACTATGCCCGTCAGATCCTGGGGCCGGACGTGGTGATCGGCCGGTCGACGCAGAACCGCGCTCAGTCCTCGCTCGCCGCGATCGAGGACGGCGTCGACTACTTCGCCGTCGGGCCGGTGTGGCCGACGCCAACCAAGCCCAACCGCAAGGCCGCGGGGCTCGAAGCTCTGCGGGCGACGGCGGACGCGCTACCGGAACGGCCGTGGTTCGCCATCGGCGGCGTCGACGCGACCAACGTGGATCAGGTTCGAGCGGCCGGAGCCGACCGCATCGTGGTGGTCCGGGCGATCACCGAGGCCAGGGACCCACAGGCCGCAGCCCGCGAATTGGTCCAAGCGCTGCAGGCCTAG
- a CDS encoding ABC transporter permease — protein MGVLAAERIKFTSTKSPWWCSAIVVVFGLGFGAILGWAAKTAIGPDAPEGLPPTTAYDVVASGVGGLGIMVLMILAALTVTSEYRFGLIRTTFQSVTNRASVLGAKALIVGVYGAVLSLILAFGALFLAKSIAGEEAGALLGFDVDGTWRVVYGAAILAFVQIVLAVAVGALIRQSAGAIAVLLLWPLLIENVIGLIPKVGEKIQPFMPFLNANHFLGSSGGIDFHWGPIGSLIYFVVFTAVIFGAAVFVVNRRDA, from the coding sequence ATGGGCGTCTTGGCAGCAGAAAGAATCAAGTTCACCTCGACCAAGTCGCCGTGGTGGTGCAGCGCTATAGTGGTGGTGTTCGGCCTCGGTTTCGGAGCCATCCTCGGGTGGGCGGCCAAGACCGCCATCGGACCCGATGCGCCGGAAGGCCTGCCTCCGACGACTGCCTACGACGTCGTCGCCAGCGGTGTGGGCGGGCTGGGCATCATGGTGCTGATGATTCTGGCGGCACTGACCGTCACCAGCGAATACCGGTTCGGTCTGATCCGTACGACGTTCCAGTCGGTCACCAATCGGGCTTCGGTCCTCGGTGCGAAGGCTCTCATCGTCGGTGTGTACGGCGCGGTGCTGTCTCTCATCCTGGCGTTCGGTGCGCTGTTCCTGGCGAAGTCGATTGCAGGCGAGGAGGCCGGGGCGCTCCTCGGCTTCGATGTGGACGGTACGTGGCGTGTCGTCTACGGCGCGGCGATCCTGGCGTTCGTACAGATCGTTCTGGCAGTAGCAGTGGGTGCGCTCATTCGGCAGTCCGCCGGTGCCATCGCCGTGTTGCTGCTGTGGCCGCTGCTCATCGAGAACGTGATCGGCCTCATCCCGAAGGTGGGCGAGAAGATCCAGCCGTTCATGCCGTTCCTCAATGCCAATCACTTCCTCGGCTCCAGCGGCGGAATCGACTTCCATTGGGGTCCGATCGGTAGCCTGATCTACTTCGTCGTCTTCACCGCGGTGATCTTCGGGGCAGCCGTGTTCGTCGTCAATCGTCGGGACGCCTGA
- a CDS encoding thiazole synthase, producing MTGLTIAGRTFTSRLITGTGGAANLAVLEEALVASGTELTTVAMRRVDAAGGTGVLDLLRRLNIAPLPNTAGCRGAAEAVLTAQLGREALETDWVKLEVIADERTLLPDAIELVKAAEQLVDDGFQVLPYTTDDPVLAKRLEDIGCVAVMPLGSPIGTGLGISNPHNIEMIVDAASVPVILDAGIGTASDATLAMELGCDAVLLATAVTRAKDPALMASAMRNAVAAGYQARHAGRIPKRFWAQASSPM from the coding sequence ATGACGGGTCTGACCATCGCAGGCCGCACCTTCACCTCCCGGCTCATCACCGGTACCGGGGGAGCGGCGAATCTCGCGGTACTCGAGGAAGCCCTCGTGGCGTCGGGAACCGAACTGACCACCGTCGCGATGCGCCGCGTCGACGCCGCAGGTGGGACGGGAGTGCTGGATCTGCTGCGCCGGTTGAACATCGCCCCGTTGCCGAACACCGCAGGCTGCCGCGGTGCGGCGGAAGCAGTTCTCACCGCTCAACTCGGCCGTGAGGCGCTCGAGACCGACTGGGTGAAACTCGAAGTGATCGCCGACGAGCGAACCCTCCTGCCCGACGCCATCGAATTGGTCAAGGCCGCAGAACAACTCGTGGACGACGGCTTCCAGGTGCTGCCGTACACCACCGACGACCCGGTGCTGGCCAAGCGGCTCGAGGACATCGGCTGTGTGGCCGTCATGCCGCTCGGGTCACCCATCGGCACCGGCCTCGGCATCTCCAACCCCCACAACATCGAGATGATCGTCGACGCAGCATCGGTTCCGGTGATCCTCGACGCCGGCATCGGCACCGCCAGCGACGCCACCCTCGCGATGGAACTCGGCTGCGATGCGGTGCTGCTCGCCACCGCGGTGACCCGGGCGAAGGATCCGGCGCTGATGGCGTCGGCGATGCGGAACGCGGTGGCGGCGGGCTACCAGGCCCGACATGCCGGCCGTATCCCGAAAAGATTCTGGGCGCAGGCCAGCTCGCCGATGTAA
- a CDS encoding ABC transporter ATP-binding protein, protein MIEVTGLTKQYGAVTAVDNLTFTIKPGIVTGFLGPNGAGKSTTMRMILGLDRPTKGTATIEGKSYSHLKQPLRTVGALLDAKWVHPNRSARAHLEWMAASNGIPKSRVDEVLRLVGLSEVAKKNAGGFSLGMSQRLGLAGALLGDPKVLLFDEPVNGLDPEGIVWIRKFMQRLAAEGRTVLVSSHLLSEMAQTAEHLIVIGRGKLISDSSVQEFIDHASEASVRVRSPQLDGLRQALTTAGLTVREPDKTDELQPSLVVLNSTTDAIGDIAGRSGITLHELASQRGSLEEAFMKLTGDTVQYHGAGAENPNTQQAMGGSL, encoded by the coding sequence ATGATCGAAGTGACAGGACTGACCAAGCAATACGGCGCGGTGACGGCGGTCGACAACCTCACCTTCACCATCAAACCCGGCATCGTGACCGGCTTCCTGGGCCCCAACGGCGCAGGCAAGTCGACCACGATGCGGATGATCCTCGGCCTCGACCGCCCCACCAAGGGCACGGCGACCATCGAGGGCAAGAGCTACAGCCATCTCAAGCAGCCACTGCGTACCGTCGGCGCTTTGCTCGACGCCAAGTGGGTTCATCCGAACCGTTCGGCGCGTGCACATCTCGAGTGGATGGCGGCCTCCAACGGCATTCCGAAGTCGCGCGTCGACGAGGTGCTGCGTCTGGTGGGCCTGTCCGAGGTGGCCAAGAAGAATGCCGGTGGCTTCTCTCTCGGTATGTCGCAGCGGCTCGGCCTCGCCGGCGCGTTGCTCGGCGACCCCAAGGTGTTGCTGTTCGACGAGCCGGTCAACGGACTCGATCCCGAGGGCATCGTCTGGATCCGAAAGTTCATGCAGCGCTTGGCAGCCGAGGGCCGCACAGTGCTGGTCTCGAGCCACCTGCTCTCGGAGATGGCGCAGACCGCGGAACACCTCATCGTCATCGGACGCGGCAAACTGATCTCCGATTCCTCGGTGCAGGAATTCATCGACCATGCCTCCGAGGCATCGGTGCGCGTTCGCAGCCCGCAACTCGACGGTCTGCGCCAGGCGTTGACCACCGCCGGACTCACCGTGCGCGAGCCGGACAAGACCGATGAACTTCAGCCCTCGCTCGTGGTGCTGAACTCGACCACCGACGCGATCGGCGACATCGCCGGTCGATCCGGAATCACCCTGCACGAGTTGGCCTCTCAGCGAGGCTCGCTTGAGGAAGCATTCATGAAACTCACCGGAGACACAGTGCAATACCACGGCGCGGGAGCCGAAAACCCCAACACTCAGCAAGCGATGGGCGGTTCACTCTGA
- the thiS gene encoding sulfur carrier protein ThiS: protein MTQVAIGITVNGEDHLLAEDMTMRRLLEFLGLPEKGIAVAVDGAVLPKSRWDSTSVEKGWEIDILTAVQGG, encoded by the coding sequence ATGACACAGGTCGCGATCGGTATCACCGTCAACGGCGAGGATCACCTGCTCGCCGAGGACATGACCATGCGTCGGCTGCTCGAATTCCTGGGCCTGCCCGAGAAGGGCATCGCTGTCGCAGTCGACGGAGCGGTGCTGCCCAAGAGTCGCTGGGACAGCACCAGCGTCGAAAAAGGTTGGGAAATCGACATTCTCACGGCGGTTCAGGGTGGTTGA